In Mangrovivirga cuniculi, the following proteins share a genomic window:
- a CDS encoding DUF5995 family protein, whose protein sequence is MRANKYQDIVTIDDVVNELNDIIQECISNSDPRGYFAVLYKKVTVKVKEGIENNYFDDGARMEKLDVIFALRYIDAYNNANKNLVVSRSWNESFSMAKKDEITVLQHILSGINAHINLDLGIAAYEVNKGVNIHELKNDFDRINQILSSMVHEVQYNLTTIWPPLKFLLQKTGKIDDLLVDFSMKLARDGAWEFSVILAENEETEIQNLITERDKKVSSKIHLISPSGFTLKFIFSLISIFEKGSVADKINLLKKEL, encoded by the coding sequence ATGAGGGCTAATAAATATCAGGATATAGTTACTATCGATGATGTTGTAAATGAACTTAACGATATCATTCAGGAGTGTATATCTAATTCTGATCCAAGAGGATATTTTGCTGTTTTATACAAAAAGGTTACAGTAAAAGTTAAAGAAGGCATTGAAAACAATTATTTTGACGATGGAGCAAGAATGGAAAAGCTCGATGTCATCTTTGCACTTCGATATATCGATGCCTATAATAATGCTAATAAGAATCTAGTTGTTAGTCGTTCCTGGAATGAAAGTTTTTCTATGGCTAAAAAAGATGAGATAACCGTACTGCAGCATATCTTATCAGGAATTAATGCACATATAAATCTCGATTTAGGCATTGCTGCCTATGAAGTTAACAAGGGAGTAAATATCCATGAGTTAAAAAATGATTTTGATCGGATCAATCAAATCTTATCTTCAATGGTTCATGAAGTTCAGTACAACCTTACAACCATATGGCCTCCATTAAAATTCTTACTTCAAAAGACAGGGAAGATAGATGATTTGCTAGTGGATTTCAGTATGAAATTAGCCCGTGATGGAGCCTGGGAATTTTCAGTTATTTTGGCTGAAAATGAAGAAACAGAAATTCAAAACCTAATAACGGAACGAGACAAAAAAGTATCAAGTAAAATTCACTTGATATCCCCCTCCGGATTTACTCTCAAATTTATTTTTAGCCTGATAAGTATCTTTGAAAAAGGATCAGTCGCAGATAAGATAAATCTGTTAAAAAAAGAGTTGTAA
- a CDS encoding outer membrane beta-barrel protein has protein sequence MICTKHIKVFCTIFVSFLAFNSYSQFGITGGLTLSNTMVRSEAINSRTMVGGMFGISYEYNFTNNERISFTNEMIWSSRNYKIQSEAFGERIILDRYLTFPVLVNYRLKEDITASGGFEIGAPLFTTFMEDEYKDGWFAFLVQLHFFKDETVSPYIRSSISPLPRLTYRQVDQYGNLSEEIGEFRNIYFVIGCKIKFKK, from the coding sequence ATGATCTGTACAAAACACATCAAAGTTTTCTGCACGATTTTCGTATCGTTTTTAGCATTTAATTCCTATTCTCAGTTTGGAATTACAGGAGGACTTACCCTGAGTAACACGATGGTTCGCTCAGAAGCAATTAATTCGCGTACGATGGTCGGGGGTATGTTTGGAATATCCTACGAATATAATTTCACCAATAATGAAAGGATTTCCTTTACAAATGAAATGATATGGTCTTCGAGGAATTATAAAATTCAATCCGAAGCATTTGGAGAACGAATTATCCTGGATCGCTACCTGACTTTTCCAGTATTGGTAAACTATAGACTAAAAGAAGATATCACAGCTAGTGGTGGTTTTGAAATTGGAGCCCCCTTATTTACAACTTTTATGGAGGATGAGTATAAGGATGGATGGTTTGCATTTTTGGTCCAACTGCATTTTTTCAAAGATGAAACAGTAAGTCCGTATATCAGGTCAAGTATTAGTCCACTCCCCAGACTAACCTACAGGCAGGTAGATCAATACGGGAACTTATCTGAAGAAATCGGTGAGTTCAGAAATATTTATTTTGTAATAGGATGTAAAATCAAGTTCAAAAAATGA